One part of the Parambassis ranga chromosome 8, fParRan2.1, whole genome shotgun sequence genome encodes these proteins:
- the LOC114439585 gene encoding small ubiquitin-related modifier 2-like: MADEKPKEAVKTENNEHINLKVAGQDGSVVQFKIKRHTPLIKLMKAYCERQGLSMRQIRFRFDGQPINETDTPAQLEMEDEDTIDVFQQQTGGLI, translated from the exons GAAGCAGTGAAGACGGAAAACAATGAACACATAAACCTGAAGGTAGCAGGCCAGGATGGATCTGTAGTGCAATTCAAGATTAAAAGACACACACCGCTCATTAAACTCATGAAGGCCTACTGTGAGAGACAG GGACTTTCGATGAGGCAAATCAGATTCAGATTTGACGGACAGCCAATAAATGAGACAGACACGCCAGCACAG TTGGAAATGGAAGATGAAGATACAATTGATGTGTTCCAACAACAGACGGGAGGCCTGATTTAA